A single window of Granulicella mallensis MP5ACTX8 DNA harbors:
- a CDS encoding four helix bundle protein: MRASQRVSESASQRRTRHFRDLIAWQKAMSLAKNVYTLTAVFPDSERYGLISQMRRAAVSVPSNIAEGHGRLTDRSFRLFLAQARGSLFELETQLELAIDLKFCVREVAAALLADCNEVARIINGLLKTLEEENGAAANS, from the coding sequence TTGAGAGCGAGTCAGCGAGTCAGCGAGTCAGCAAGTCAGCGAAGGACACGGCACTTCAGAGACTTGATTGCCTGGCAGAAGGCAATGAGCCTGGCGAAGAATGTCTATACGCTGACCGCAGTCTTTCCGGACTCTGAACGATACGGCCTCATCTCTCAGATGAGACGAGCTGCTGTCTCAGTGCCAAGTAATATCGCGGAAGGCCACGGGCGTTTGACAGATCGCAGTTTTCGACTCTTCCTCGCGCAGGCGCGTGGGTCCTTGTTTGAATTAGAGACACAGTTGGAACTCGCAATCGATTTGAAGTTTTGTGTTCGGGAAGTGGCCGCCGCCCTGCTTGCAGACTGCAATGAAGTGGCACGCATTATCAATGGGCTACTGAAAACACTGGAGGAAGAAAACGGCGCAGCCGCAAACAGCTGA
- the pheT gene encoding phenylalanine--tRNA ligase subunit beta — translation MNILTKWLRSYLPELPVDDRQLAEDLTLRGIAVEGEFDASCGGARYEMDITTNRVDAMNHYGVAREAAAIYDVALAPLNEGTAAPIVETVAGEGFPVRIEARDLCGRFTARVIRGVTVGPAKGLVAEYFAALGQKPISAPVDVTNFGWLAMGQPTHVFDLDTLEGGIVVRRAKAGEKLRLLDGTERTLVADDLVVADEKKALGLAGVMGGWDSRVTETTKNILVEAAWFDPATIRASSRRHGLHTDASHRFERGADFNAAPLGNHLVTRLVVEQSGGEVVGPLVDVIVPELQAKTSERAPIVLRVSEVQRHLGTTLEDATWSGGENTSGLSENVVEQYLGALGCVLTPTGAVAGEYGVQLPSWRLDLEREIDLIEEVARVYGYNKFADTLPTFAGTVVEQPHAEQEHTIRETLRSLGFSEAISSTFTSAEEAATFGDAKTGAVAMGNPLSEEAGMLRPSLVPGMATMLAHNLHRDVTDVRLFEMGTVFTGSTAEVREHTGLALGATGAAVATSLYGAQDALFYEMKGAIERLLAKFAGSVRFDAESLPAWIEPGRGARALLEGEVVAVFGELSAAESQRRKLRQTCVFAEVRAELLLLRTLRQPVSREISRYQAVERDFSFVFPDAVRWEQIAEALRGLNIAETQRIAPVEIFRDAKGKAVAAGHYSALVRVVFQSNERTLTEEDLGGWSEKTVSALVGLGGAQRA, via the coding sequence ATGAATATCCTGACGAAGTGGTTGCGGTCCTATCTTCCTGAACTGCCTGTTGACGACAGGCAGCTCGCTGAAGACCTTACGCTACGCGGTATTGCTGTTGAAGGTGAGTTCGACGCCTCTTGTGGCGGTGCGCGCTACGAGATGGACATCACGACCAACCGTGTCGATGCGATGAACCATTACGGCGTCGCACGCGAAGCTGCGGCAATCTACGATGTGGCGCTTGCACCGCTGAATGAAGGAACTGCCGCCCCCATCGTTGAAACCGTTGCAGGTGAAGGTTTCCCGGTACGTATCGAGGCGCGCGACCTATGCGGACGCTTTACCGCTCGCGTGATTCGCGGCGTTACGGTTGGTCCTGCAAAGGGTCTTGTCGCCGAGTACTTCGCCGCGCTGGGGCAGAAGCCGATCTCCGCTCCGGTGGATGTGACGAACTTCGGCTGGCTCGCGATGGGGCAGCCTACGCACGTATTCGATCTCGACACCCTTGAGGGCGGCATCGTCGTCCGCCGTGCGAAGGCCGGCGAGAAGCTGCGGCTGCTCGACGGCACCGAGCGCACGCTCGTGGCGGACGACCTGGTGGTTGCCGACGAAAAGAAGGCGCTGGGCTTGGCGGGTGTGATGGGTGGATGGGACTCGCGCGTAACCGAGACCACGAAGAACATCCTCGTCGAGGCCGCCTGGTTCGATCCGGCGACGATTCGCGCGAGTTCGCGCCGTCACGGGCTGCATACCGACGCGAGCCATCGCTTTGAACGCGGGGCGGACTTCAATGCCGCGCCGCTGGGAAACCATCTGGTTACACGCCTGGTCGTCGAGCAATCGGGCGGCGAGGTTGTTGGCCCGCTTGTGGATGTGATCGTCCCGGAGCTGCAGGCAAAGACCTCCGAGCGCGCTCCGATTGTGCTTCGCGTCAGCGAGGTGCAGCGGCACCTGGGCACGACACTTGAAGATGCCACGTGGAGCGGTGGTGAGAACACCTCGGGGCTAAGTGAAAACGTCGTCGAGCAATATCTCGGAGCCCTGGGTTGCGTGCTTACGCCGACGGGTGCGGTCGCAGGCGAGTACGGCGTCCAGCTGCCGAGCTGGCGTCTCGACCTCGAACGCGAGATCGACCTCATCGAAGAGGTGGCGCGCGTCTACGGCTACAACAAGTTTGCCGACACGCTGCCCACGTTTGCCGGCACGGTCGTCGAACAGCCGCACGCGGAGCAGGAGCACACGATTCGCGAGACCCTGCGCTCGCTCGGCTTCAGCGAGGCGATCTCCAGCACGTTTACCTCCGCCGAAGAGGCCGCGACGTTCGGCGATGCGAAGACCGGTGCGGTGGCGATGGGCAACCCTCTCAGCGAAGAGGCCGGAATGCTGCGGCCGTCGCTGGTGCCGGGTATGGCCACGATGCTGGCTCACAACCTGCATCGCGACGTAACGGATGTGCGGTTGTTCGAGATGGGCACGGTCTTTACCGGATCGACCGCCGAGGTGAGGGAACACACAGGACTCGCTCTGGGCGCGACCGGAGCGGCTGTTGCTACTTCGTTATACGGCGCGCAGGATGCGTTGTTCTACGAGATGAAGGGCGCCATTGAGCGTCTGCTCGCAAAGTTTGCAGGGTCTGTGCGGTTCGACGCCGAATCGCTTCCGGCATGGATCGAGCCCGGACGCGGAGCGCGAGCTCTGCTGGAGGGCGAAGTCGTCGCGGTCTTCGGAGAACTGAGCGCGGCCGAGTCGCAGCGCCGCAAGCTGCGCCAGACCTGCGTATTTGCCGAGGTCCGCGCGGAACTCCTCTTGCTCCGTACGCTGCGCCAGCCGGTCTCGCGGGAGATCTCGCGCTACCAGGCTGTCGAGCGGGACTTCTCGTTTGTCTTCCCGGACGCCGTGCGCTGGGAGCAGATCGCGGAAGCCTTGCGTGGCCTGAACATCGCCGAGACGCAGCGCATCGCGCCGGTGGAGATCTTCCGCGACGCCAAGGGCAAGGCGGTTGCTGCCGGACACTACTCGGCCCTGGTGCGAGTGGTGTTCCAGTCGAACGAGCGCACGCTGACCGAGGAAGATCTTGGCGGTTGGTCGGAGAAGACGGTGAGTGCGTTGGTTGGTTTGGGTGGAGCACAACGCGCGTAG
- a CDS encoding cell division protein ZapA, giving the protein MQQRSAAEVSRSELAAQAAGAVVVEIYDQVYQLRGTDPAYIEKLAGIVDAKMRAVSAHGATVDSLRVAVLAALNIADELVALRARFDTLNSSLNQAQNSTRTRAGSLMGMLDEVLTERKAG; this is encoded by the coding sequence ATGCAACAAAGAAGTGCGGCGGAGGTTTCACGGTCCGAACTGGCGGCGCAGGCTGCAGGCGCGGTCGTGGTTGAAATCTACGACCAGGTCTATCAACTGCGGGGAACCGACCCTGCCTATATCGAGAAGCTTGCGGGCATCGTCGATGCCAAGATGCGTGCCGTATCCGCGCATGGCGCGACGGTCGATTCGTTGCGCGTAGCCGTGCTGGCGGCGCTGAACATCGCCGATGAACTGGTGGCCTTACGCGCGCGGTTCGACACCCTGAACAGCAGCCTGAACCAGGCGCAGAACTCGACGCGAACCCGCGCGGGATCGCTGATGGGCATGCTGGATGAAGTGCTGACCGAGCGCAAGGCCGGCTAA
- a CDS encoding TlpA disulfide reductase family protein, which produces MRIAFQRGMMLTHGEYVMNRMLQGLVLLFAVGTISAQVPDAAQKPFADGGKYEQGKQLSAAMDSYHAALKASGGHCLPCLDALARVQMNMELYKDSAGTAAQIAAQSPDAKSKAEAEFREGLAWFRLYFAQTEGEGAIDKDPKHAANSLKQAEAALKQGETDDPGDEVVRMLHGHVLAEMKHDEEASREFTACAAASGTSPEECARAQRFAKDVSLARGEPVPAFEAKTMDGKTVSLDSLAGKVVLVDFWATWCTYCKRDSDYIQSMLDSFDDGRFVLLEVNVDESEAAWKHYVEDERLHGVQTRDDSKELRSLFHVSGYPTYVIFDGDGIVRERAVGIEGDLRGTVRKLLATVPAVPADARTLLPKPAAE; this is translated from the coding sequence TTGCGAATCGCATTCCAACGCGGGATGATGCTCACACACGGAGAGTATGTGATGAATCGGATGTTGCAAGGTCTTGTCTTGTTGTTTGCCGTTGGAACGATCTCCGCGCAGGTGCCGGACGCCGCGCAGAAACCCTTTGCCGACGGTGGAAAGTACGAGCAGGGCAAGCAGCTCTCTGCTGCCATGGACAGCTATCACGCTGCCTTGAAGGCCTCCGGTGGGCATTGCCTGCCGTGCCTGGATGCGTTGGCGCGCGTGCAGATGAACATGGAGCTGTACAAGGATTCGGCGGGCACAGCCGCGCAGATCGCAGCGCAGTCGCCGGATGCGAAGTCGAAGGCTGAAGCGGAGTTTCGCGAAGGTCTGGCCTGGTTCCGGCTGTATTTTGCCCAGACCGAGGGCGAAGGCGCGATCGACAAAGATCCCAAACACGCGGCGAATTCGTTGAAGCAGGCCGAAGCGGCATTGAAGCAGGGAGAGACGGACGATCCAGGCGATGAGGTCGTGCGCATGCTGCACGGCCACGTGCTGGCCGAGATGAAGCACGACGAAGAGGCAAGCCGCGAGTTCACGGCCTGCGCTGCCGCCAGCGGAACCAGCCCGGAAGAGTGCGCCCGCGCCCAGCGCTTTGCGAAGGACGTATCGCTGGCCCGCGGAGAGCCTGTCCCGGCCTTTGAGGCGAAGACGATGGACGGCAAGACCGTATCGCTCGACTCGCTCGCGGGCAAGGTCGTCCTGGTGGACTTTTGGGCGACGTGGTGCACCTACTGCAAACGCGACTCCGACTACATCCAGTCGATGCTCGACTCCTTCGACGACGGCCGCTTCGTGCTGTTGGAGGTCAACGTGGACGAGAGCGAAGCGGCCTGGAAGCATTACGTGGAGGACGAACGCCTGCATGGCGTGCAGACGCGCGACGACAGCAAAGAGCTGCGCTCGCTGTTTCACGTGAGCGGCTATCCGACGTACGTGATCTTCGACGGCGACGGCATCGTGCGAGAGCGTGCCGTGGGCATTGAGGGCGATCTGCGAGGCACAGTACGCAAGCTGCTGGCGACGGTTCCAGCCGTGCCTGCGGACGCGCGTACGCTGCTTCCAAAGCCGGCGGCTGAGTAA